The following is a genomic window from Phaseolus vulgaris cultivar G19833 chromosome 6, P. vulgaris v2.0, whole genome shotgun sequence.
TTCAATATTCGGAAGTCATTTTTATACATTATGGATTTCGAAATCCAGAAGAccattttcatatttcatttaagCTTCCAGTGGGTCATATCAGAAAGTGAGTAATAAATTTCGGATTTTCATATCCATAATGATATGTTGTAAATGGTGATGAggattgaaatttgaaattcatTTATGTTTACTTACGAATCTTGACATCCAAAAAGTCATTTATGCTGTCCAAATAAACTTTTAGATGGTAAAATCCAGAAATGACATATTAGTTTTGAATTTGTATATCCAGAACTTTGTAGTTTGACATACGGATATAAATATCCAGaagacaaaaatttaaaattattgagaAAAAAATGGAAATGGGTGCAAATCTTAAATGATATGGTGAAGGGAGAATTAGCCCCAAACAATTCGAATTTGGgttcaaaatatcaaattttgtttCGCAATAGTGATGAACCCAATTGAACAATTCCAACTTAAAGAAAAGAACAAAAGTAAAAGTAGTCTTGAAAACCTTTTAAAGTGTTTTTAGGTTTGATTTGAACAATATAATAATCTTTATATGTAGGTATGTTTAAAAGTGAAACGCAGAATAACATTTTAGTCTACACAGCTTTTTGTCATCTTTCAAACtactttatttttgtaattatcaACTCTGCAATCCTTATCCATTCTCACTGGAATCGATTCCTTATACACcagaaaattattgtatatgATAAGAGaatgaatatattttacaaCCTTTTTATCTTAGAAACAAATTCTAAGAAATTAAGATGTTTtatgaatataaatttaagatgGGGTGTTTGTTGATATAATTAAGGTTATTGCACTCAAATACTATTTGTTTTAGTATTGGATTACAGTTTTGGTTAAAAAGATATGAAAGTGAATTAAGGAAATAaagagagtaaaaaaaaaacttttaaattatgaaaaaactGAGTTTAGTGTTGATAACCCATTAATGATATTGATATAGTGATCATTCaaatataataaagtataattttaggaaaaaaattgtATCTTTTCTGccattaaattatattaaataacattatttttttttatacttttataattttttaaaatattttttgtatacttttcttaaaatgaaacttatttttttttataatttttaaaaatatatttttctttcaagtttttaataatgatacaaactcttttattttttagtaaagttacattcacattttttattttttatattttacttcgaattttaaatttttataaatttatttaaatgtcagtcaatatgatattttaaaaaaaaaagtatacttttattaaaaacaacacaaaaaaggtgaggattattttttaaaattgtttatttaaatatatatatatatatatatatatatattcctttTCTGAATTAAGATAAGCATTAGAAATCTTCTAGATGGGttgatttgagaaaaaaaaaatctcacacCAATCTATTGTGTTCATATGCCATGaagttcaaaataaaaaatgagagTATATATGGAGATAGTAGGGTAGAATTCCTTTATTAATCATAATCAAACCCAATTAACATAtacaaatattttctctttaatatgaattataacaaaaaaaaatcttttatgaGAACTATaacaatttttagaaaattatataatatgtcATTGTTTTACCAAAATATAAATGTCTTAACCCTAGTTTTCTCTCCAAAGTATAAATGTTTTTATTGTTTCATAGAATTTTAAGTGTGAGTAAAAATAGTGAGAAGATGAAAATTCATAATAATACCTTAAGGTATTGGAGGTGCCACGAGCTCTTTCCCATTTATTAACTTGACTTATGACTCTTTACATCTAAATCTCTCCTATTCAAGGAGTCAATCATAAAACATTTGAATTAGAAGAAATCGCCCTCCAATGCAAACAAAAAATGAGAGTTAAATACATCCAATTTCACCTTTAACTTCTCCctttaaattattgaaaaactTTCTAAAATTACAACTTATTCgcaataaatgaatatattgCAACTATAATTAACCTTATTTTCATATGATAAATGTATTGATTTTTCTATGAAAATTGTTCTTGTATGGTCGGAAGGTTTTGTCGTGATAGTCTTGCTTGCACAGTTTCcattgaaaataaatatcacAAATTGACTCGCGTATGAGAGTACCAACAAAAGGTCTTTGGATGCTCaagttaatatttaatattcagtAGTTGTAGGTaatacatattattaaatacGTATCTTGACCTGAGTATgatttatctatttatatagTCTGGAATTAAGTCTGAGATGTTGGACCCAATTAACACGAATATCATTGTTAAGTACTCTTATTAAGTTAACATGTTGGTTAATTAAGTATGTTAAGCTTGAGGACTACTTATGTGTCTTTTTAGTAAATCGAAAAATGTCCGATCTTTATATTCTAAATGAGTCTAAGGAGAtctttacattaaaaaaaacataacattaaatttttttgatgTGGATTGTATGTAACATCATGTTGGTTCCCACTTAAGTAGGGTTCTTGTGGGTGAATGTACCGTGTTTCATACTCCAGGCATCAACAAAGAACCCAATCCCTTAGCCTTGGACCACTACCCCACTAATTCAAAGTGGGGTTTTTCACAAATGCTTCTTAGGCTACAAAGATTCTCACCACCTCCAAAATAATGAACATCTAATCTAAAAATGTATTCTACAAaagttttttctttctaatttgaTTAATTTGCAAAACTCCGTTCAAGAACTTAAACATAGTTAAAGTAGAACCAGTAACGTGGATAGAAATCGAACACATATTTTACTGAATATTAAGTTAAAAAGTAGCATATTTTGATTTTACTAAAAACAGCAAAAATGAAAGAACACAGATTAAAACATTTTGTTTCGATTCATTCACACGTCAAATGCTATTTTTATCATGGGACCATGTTTCATAGTTtcttaaaataatgaaaaatattttttaagcaaACACGAAAAAGGCAAGAacacattaaaaattatatgaagaACAATTTGCATAAATTTGGGGCTATGCTTTAGCCAAGTTTGTGTGTCTAAGATTATATGTTGATATTTATTTGTCTCTTGCAATCTTGCATCCTCTCTTGGCCCTACTTACCTCATTCATCAGTTTGGCTCTAACGTCACCTTGTCGCACTTTAGAGGCAAAAGGCAAATTCTCAATCTTAATAATCTCTTTCTGATGTGTTCATGCACATAAATGACTTAATCACAAGCTATGCCATCACAAAGCAAGGGCAAAAAGTGATGCCTGCCATAAAAATTCTTATCTGCCATGCCATTGGTTTTATCTGACACTGTCACACATAAGATTTAGATATTCTTCTTTCAGTGATTCCAACATTGGTGTTTAGattttaaagaatttatttGTATTCTGAAAATGATTAATGGTCATTTTATATAATGTTAATTTTGGTTTGCATATGCACTTCTATTTGGAAAGTGGTAGTTGTCTCACTAAATGTCAAACAAATCCTGCACTTTCTTTCACAAATTGTTAAGACCTTTGGGTAATTCACCTTTTTTACACTGCTATTAACTTTTTGTAAACTGACAATGATATTTGGTCTGTGTGAgaattttcttagaattttcAGCATCCACTATTTTATTAGTACTTTTTTGTTGACTTTGTAGTATACATCTAATACACAATTTCCATGGTTTCTCTTTCTCTATCTTCCCCTCATTTACCTCACTCATCACTCTCATGTCCTCTATATATGCACATTCAGAACCCCATACTTATTCCTACTACTTCCAATTCCAATCTAACTCTACTTCATCTTGTTCTTTCTCACCATTCTTCTTATtgatacttttttttctctcatttcaCAAAGCCATGAACAAGTTTAAGAAATCTCAAGTTCTAGTGCTCTGTGTTCTAGTTGTTCTCCTTGTCATCACACCCTCTTTACCTTCCTCACTTAGGCCAACCTACTTGTATTTCATCATAAACTTCCTCATCATGGCACTTTGTGCTGAGGCTGGACTCCTTTCAGTTTTTTCTAGGCCTTCGGAAGATAAAAAGCAACCTGTGATGCCACCAGAAGCCACTTCTGAGAAAAGAGAAGGTTACAATTCCACCCCTATAGTTGTTGGTGCTGTCTCAGAACATGCTGAAAAGTCTGCATCTGAAAGGGTTGTTTGTGTCAGCAAAGTGGACATGGTGCAAAATTGTCCTTCAATGCCTAGCCTTTTCTTCACAAGGGGTGGAGA
Proteins encoded in this region:
- the LOC137831252 gene encoding uncharacterized protein, producing the protein MSSIYAHSEPHTYSYYFQFQSNSTSSCSFSPFFLLILFFLSFHKAMNKFKKSQVLVLCVLVVLLVITPSLPSSLRPTYLYFIINFLIMALCAEAGLLSVFSRPSEDKKQPVMPPEATSEKREGYNSTPIVVGAVSEHAEKSASERVVCVSKVDMVQNCPSMPSLFFTRGGEADEEVMDEEVEAEEEIGGVNGQELFAKAEAFIGNFYKQLKMQSEESWIYQKAF